A single region of the Streptomyces sp. NBC_00236 genome encodes:
- a CDS encoding bile acid:sodium symporter family protein, which produces MSRRTPRLPSWLPVDPYIMALIGTVVLAALLPASGTAADVAGGASTGAVAFLFFLYGARLSTAEAVEGLKHWRLHLTVLACTFVVFPLLGLASRGLVPYVLTPQLQSGLLFLCLVPSTIQSSIAFTSIARGNVPAAICAGSFSSIAGIFVTPLLAAALLGNNGGGFSADALVRIGVQLLLPFLAGQLLRRWIGGFLTRHKKVLGLVDRGSILLVVYTAFSEGMVAGIWHQVTPARLGALLAVEAVLLAAMLSLSWYGAKRLGFGREDRISIQFAGSKKSLASGLPMASVLFGAQASLAVLPLMLFHQMQLMVCAVIAKRRARDPLEDTSGSAESRETAPVG; this is translated from the coding sequence ATGAGCCGCCGAACCCCGCGATTGCCGTCCTGGCTGCCGGTCGACCCGTACATCATGGCGTTGATCGGCACCGTCGTACTGGCGGCCCTGCTGCCGGCCTCGGGCACCGCGGCCGATGTGGCGGGCGGAGCCTCCACCGGGGCGGTCGCGTTCCTGTTCTTCCTCTACGGCGCCCGGCTCTCCACCGCCGAAGCCGTCGAAGGCCTCAAGCACTGGCGGCTCCACCTCACCGTCCTGGCCTGCACGTTCGTCGTCTTCCCGCTGCTGGGCCTGGCGAGCCGGGGGCTGGTGCCGTACGTCCTGACACCTCAGCTGCAGAGTGGTCTCCTCTTCCTCTGCCTCGTCCCCTCGACCATCCAGTCGTCGATCGCCTTCACCTCGATCGCCCGCGGCAACGTGCCCGCCGCGATCTGTGCGGGCTCCTTCTCCTCGATCGCCGGCATCTTCGTCACCCCGCTGCTCGCGGCGGCGCTCCTCGGCAACAACGGTGGCGGCTTCTCCGCGGACGCCCTGGTGAGGATCGGCGTCCAGTTGCTGCTGCCGTTCCTCGCGGGACAGCTGCTGCGCCGCTGGATCGGTGGCTTCCTGACCCGCCACAAGAAGGTCCTGGGCCTCGTCGACCGGGGCTCGATCCTGCTGGTCGTCTACACCGCGTTCAGCGAGGGCATGGTCGCGGGCATCTGGCACCAGGTCACCCCGGCCCGGCTCGGTGCCCTGCTGGCCGTCGAAGCGGTGCTGCTGGCCGCCATGCTCTCGCTGAGCTGGTACGGGGCGAAGCGGCTCGGCTTCGGGCGCGAGGACCGCATCTCGATCCAGTTCGCCGGCTCGAAGAAGAGCCTCGCCTCGGGACTGCCGATGGCCAGTGTCCTGTTCGGCGCCCAGGCGAGCCTCGCCGTGCTGCCGTTGATGCTCTTCCACCAGATGCAGCTCATGGTGTGCGCCGTGATCGCGAAGCGTCGGGCCCGGGATCCCCTGGAGGACACCTCCGGCAGTGCGGAGTCGCGGGAGACCGCCCCGGTGGGCTGA
- a CDS encoding LysR family transcriptional regulator gives MYDPAQLRTFLAVAQTLSFTAAARRLGVRQSTVSQHVRRLEDATGRQLFTRDTHRVDLTVDGEAMLGFARTILEAHERASAFFTGTRLRGRLRFGASEDFVLTRLPEILQSFRRDHPEVELELTVELSGTLHQQLAAGRLDLVLAKRRTGDTHGELVWQDALVWIGAPRLRIDPDGPVPLVLFPPPGITRARALEVLEEQGRSWRVACTSGSLSGLIAAAHAGLGVMAHSRGLVPPGLVPVPARAGLPDLGDVDFVLLHGRRRGGAQQAADALAAAVLAGGDRLIRPRGGVGVIGPQDRA, from the coding sequence ATGTACGACCCGGCGCAGTTGCGCACCTTCCTCGCCGTCGCCCAGACCCTCAGCTTCACCGCGGCCGCGCGCCGGCTCGGGGTGCGGCAGTCCACGGTCAGCCAGCACGTGCGGCGGCTGGAGGACGCGACCGGGCGTCAGCTGTTCACCCGGGACACCCACCGGGTCGATCTCACGGTGGACGGCGAGGCGATGCTCGGCTTCGCGCGGACGATCCTGGAGGCGCACGAACGGGCGTCGGCGTTCTTCACCGGTACGCGGCTGCGCGGGCGGCTGCGCTTCGGGGCCTCGGAGGACTTCGTGCTGACCCGGCTGCCGGAGATCCTCCAGTCGTTCCGCCGCGACCATCCGGAGGTCGAGCTGGAGCTGACCGTCGAGCTGTCGGGGACGCTGCACCAGCAGCTGGCCGCGGGCCGTCTCGACCTGGTGCTCGCCAAACGGCGGACCGGGGACACCCACGGGGAGCTCGTCTGGCAGGACGCACTGGTCTGGATCGGTGCGCCGCGGCTGCGGATCGACCCGGACGGGCCGGTACCGCTGGTCCTCTTCCCGCCGCCCGGCATCACGCGGGCCCGCGCACTGGAGGTACTGGAGGAGCAGGGCCGCTCATGGCGGGTCGCCTGCACGAGCGGCAGCCTCAGCGGGCTGATCGCCGCCGCCCACGCGGGACTGGGAGTGATGGCGCACAGTCGCGGTCTGGTCCCGCCGGGGCTCGTTCCGGTACCGGCCAGGGCGGGGCTGCCGGACCTCGGCGACGTGGACTTCGTCCTCCTGCACGGGCGGCGGCGGGGCGGGGCGCAGCAGGCGGCGGACGCACTGGCCGCGGCAGTCCTGGCGGGCGGCGACCGGCTGATCCGTCCGCGCGGCGGTGTGGGCGTGATCGGTCCGCAGGACCGCGCATGA
- the fdhD gene encoding formate dehydrogenase accessory sulfurtransferase FdhD: MGRVTERRRTLRIRDGAVSTRPDTLVAEEPLEIRLNGKPLAITMRTPGDDFALAAGFLVSEGVIGEGSEVQSIVYCAGATADGVNTYNVVDVKLAPGVVVPDITLERNVYTTSSCGLCGKASLDAVRTTTRHPVADTPPVRVAPELLAALPDRLRASQRVFDRTGGLHAAALFSETGELIDIREDVGRHNAVDKLVGRALTDGRLPLSRAILLVSGRASFELAQKAVMAGIPMLAAVSAPSSLAVDLAAETGLTLVGFLRGPSMNVYAGEHRIALEEPAVQG, encoded by the coding sequence ATGGGACGGGTCACCGAGCGCCGCCGCACCCTCCGCATCCGGGACGGAGCCGTCTCCACCCGCCCGGACACCCTCGTCGCCGAGGAGCCCCTGGAGATCCGGCTGAACGGCAAGCCGCTCGCCATCACCATGCGCACCCCGGGCGACGACTTCGCGCTCGCGGCCGGCTTCCTGGTGAGTGAGGGCGTGATCGGTGAGGGCTCCGAGGTGCAGTCGATCGTGTACTGCGCCGGGGCGACGGCCGACGGGGTGAACACGTACAACGTGGTGGACGTGAAACTCGCGCCCGGCGTCGTGGTCCCCGACATCACGCTGGAGCGCAACGTCTACACGACGTCGTCCTGCGGTCTGTGCGGCAAGGCCAGCCTGGACGCGGTCCGCACCACGACCCGGCACCCGGTCGCCGACACTCCCCCGGTCCGGGTCGCACCCGAGCTGCTGGCCGCCCTCCCCGACCGGCTGCGCGCCTCGCAGCGGGTCTTCGACCGGACCGGGGGCCTGCACGCGGCGGCGCTGTTCTCCGAAACGGGCGAGCTCATCGACATACGGGAGGACGTCGGCCGGCACAACGCGGTCGACAAGCTGGTCGGGCGGGCCCTGACCGACGGCCGGCTGCCGCTGTCCCGGGCGATCCTGCTGGTCTCGGGCCGGGCGTCGTTCGAGCTCGCACAGAAGGCGGTGATGGCCGGTATCCCGATGCTGGCGGCCGTCTCGGCGCCGTCGTCCCTGGCGGTCGACCTGGCGGCCGAGACAGGACTGACCCTGGTCGGATTCCTGCGGGGGCCCTCCATGAACGTGTACGCGGGAGAGCACCGCATCGCGCTGGAGGAGCCGGCCGTCCAGGGCTGA
- a CDS encoding GntR family transcriptional regulator: MLSTGLPQGAVPKLERPGPLRERVYEALLELITTRALRPGQHLVESELAGHLGVSRQPVREALQRLNTEGWVDLRPAQGAFVHEPTEQEADQLLSVRMLLEAEAARLAAAHSTPAGIAALEELCTKGERAVADDDVDLAVATNAAFHAKVMELAGNVVLAELAGQVDRRVRWYYTPVARQRGTQSWIEHRSLIAAISSHDEQRATAVMRAHTEHTRQTYHQREEA, translated from the coding sequence ATGTTGTCCACAGGACTGCCGCAGGGGGCTGTGCCGAAGCTGGAACGGCCCGGTCCGCTGCGCGAGCGCGTCTACGAGGCGCTGCTCGAACTCATCACCACCCGGGCGCTCCGTCCCGGCCAGCATCTGGTCGAGAGCGAGCTGGCCGGGCATCTGGGCGTGTCCCGGCAGCCGGTGCGTGAGGCGTTGCAACGGCTCAACACCGAGGGATGGGTCGATCTGCGTCCCGCCCAGGGTGCGTTCGTCCACGAGCCCACGGAGCAGGAGGCGGACCAGCTGCTCTCGGTCCGTATGCTCCTGGAGGCCGAGGCCGCCCGGCTCGCGGCAGCCCACTCCACCCCGGCGGGCATCGCCGCGCTGGAGGAGCTCTGCACCAAGGGTGAACGGGCCGTCGCCGACGACGACGTGGACCTGGCGGTGGCGACCAACGCCGCCTTCCACGCCAAGGTCATGGAGCTGGCCGGCAATGTCGTCCTCGCCGAACTGGCCGGGCAGGTGGACCGACGGGTCCGCTGGTACTACACCCCCGTCGCCCGGCAGCGCGGTACGCAGTCCTGGATCGAGCACCGTTCCCTGATCGCCGCTATCTCCTCGCACGACGAGCAGCGTGCGACGGCGGTCATGCGGGCCCACACCGAGCACACCCGCCAGACGTACCACCAGCGCGAAGAGGCGTAG
- a CDS encoding ROK family transcriptional regulator, producing MTARPANAHQARLLRLLRDGGPNSRAQLGDQVDLSRSKLAVEVDRLLETGLVVADGLAASRGGRRSHNIRLAPALRFLGVDIGATSVDVAVTNAELEVLGHLNHPMDVREGPVAIFEQVLSMAAKLRASGLAEGFDGAGIGVPGPVRFPEGIPVAPPIMPGWDGFPVREALSQELGCPVMVDNDVNLMAMGEQHAGVARSVGDFLCIKIGTGIGCGIVVGGEVHRGTTGSAGDIGHIQVEPDGRPCACGNRGCLEAHFSGAALARDAEDAARAGQSLELAARLEASGKLTAADVAAAAAAGDPTSLDLIREGGNRVGQVIAGLVSFFNPGLVVIGGGVTGLGHTLLASVRTQVYRQSLPLATGNLPIVLGELGPAAGVIGAARLISDHLFSPA from the coding sequence ATGACGGCACGACCCGCGAATGCGCATCAGGCGCGACTGCTCCGGCTGTTGCGCGACGGCGGGCCCAACTCACGGGCACAGCTGGGGGATCAGGTCGATCTCTCCCGCTCCAAGCTCGCCGTCGAGGTGGACAGACTGCTGGAGACCGGCCTTGTCGTGGCCGACGGACTCGCCGCATCCCGCGGCGGGCGTCGCTCGCACAACATCCGGCTCGCCCCGGCGCTGCGCTTCCTCGGCGTCGACATCGGCGCCACCTCGGTCGATGTGGCGGTCACCAACGCGGAACTGGAGGTCCTGGGGCACCTCAACCACCCCATGGACGTACGCGAAGGCCCCGTCGCCATCTTCGAGCAGGTGCTGTCCATGGCGGCCAAGCTCCGGGCCTCCGGGCTCGCCGAAGGGTTCGACGGCGCGGGCATCGGCGTACCGGGACCGGTCCGCTTCCCCGAAGGCATCCCGGTCGCACCGCCGATCATGCCCGGCTGGGACGGCTTCCCGGTCCGCGAGGCGCTCAGCCAGGAACTGGGCTGCCCCGTCATGGTCGACAACGACGTGAACCTGATGGCGATGGGGGAGCAGCACGCGGGCGTCGCCCGCTCCGTGGGCGACTTCCTGTGCATCAAGATCGGCACCGGTATCGGCTGCGGCATCGTCGTCGGCGGAGAGGTCCACCGCGGTACGACGGGCAGCGCCGGCGACATCGGCCACATCCAGGTCGAACCCGACGGCCGTCCCTGTGCCTGCGGCAACCGGGGCTGCCTGGAAGCACACTTCAGCGGCGCCGCACTGGCCCGCGACGCCGAGGACGCGGCCCGTGCCGGTCAGTCCCTGGAGCTCGCGGCCCGGCTGGAGGCGTCAGGCAAACTCACCGCCGCCGACGTCGCCGCCGCCGCGGCCGCCGGCGACCCCACCTCGCTCGACCTGATCCGCGAAGGCGGCAACCGGGTCGGACAGGTCATCGCAGGACTCGTCAGCTTCTTCAACCCCGGTCTGGTGGTGATCGGCGGCGGGGTGACCGGACTGGGCCACACGCTGCTGGCCAGCGTCCGGACCCAGGTCTACCGGCAGTCCCTGCCGCTGGCCACCGGAAACCTCCCGATCGTGCTGGGCGAGCTGGGACCCGCAGCCGGAGTCATCGGCGCGGCCAGGCTCATCAGCGACCACCTCTTCTCACCCGCCTGA
- a CDS encoding beta-ketoacyl-ACP synthase III, whose protein sequence is MTGSRVVALGHYQPAKVLTNHDLAAMVDTSDEWITSRVGIKTRHLGGPDEPVDELAAHAAAKALAAAGLQPSDIDLVLVATSTAIDRSPSMSARVAARLGMSSPAVMDINVVCSGFTHALATADHAVRAGAATRALVIGADKMGDIVDWTDRSSCVLMGDGAGAAVVVADSGAAGSPGIGPVLWGSVPGMGDAVRIEGTPPRFAQEGQSVYRWATTQLPPIARKVCEKAGITPEDLAAVVLHQANLRIIEPVARKIGAVNAVIARDVVDSGNTSAASIPMALSKLVERGEVATGAPALLFGFGGNLSYAGQVIRCP, encoded by the coding sequence ATGACCGGCTCACGTGTCGTGGCGCTCGGCCACTATCAGCCCGCCAAGGTGCTCACCAACCATGATCTGGCGGCCATGGTCGACACCAGTGACGAGTGGATCACCAGCCGCGTCGGCATCAAGACCCGGCACCTCGGCGGCCCCGACGAGCCGGTGGACGAGCTGGCGGCGCACGCGGCGGCCAAGGCGCTCGCCGCCGCAGGCCTCCAGCCGTCCGACATCGATCTGGTCCTGGTGGCCACGTCCACCGCGATCGACCGCTCGCCCAGCATGTCGGCCAGGGTCGCAGCACGCCTCGGCATGTCCTCGCCCGCGGTGATGGACATCAACGTGGTCTGTTCGGGTTTCACCCACGCCCTCGCCACCGCCGACCACGCCGTCCGGGCGGGGGCCGCCACGCGTGCGCTCGTGATCGGCGCCGACAAGATGGGTGACATCGTCGACTGGACCGACCGCTCCAGCTGTGTGCTGATGGGCGACGGCGCCGGTGCCGCGGTCGTGGTCGCCGACTCCGGGGCGGCCGGCTCGCCCGGGATCGGGCCGGTCCTGTGGGGTTCCGTGCCGGGGATGGGGGACGCGGTACGGATCGAGGGCACACCGCCCCGCTTCGCCCAGGAGGGGCAGTCCGTCTACCGCTGGGCCACCACCCAGCTGCCGCCCATCGCGCGCAAGGTGTGCGAGAAGGCGGGGATCACCCCCGAGGATCTCGCCGCGGTGGTGCTGCATCAGGCCAATCTGAGGATCATCGAACCCGTCGCCCGGAAGATCGGTGCCGTCAACGCGGTCATCGCCCGGGATGTGGTGGATTCCGGCAATACGTCCGCGGCCTCGATCCCGATGGCCCTGTCCAAACTGGTGGAGCGGGGCGAGGTCGCCACCGGTGCTCCGGCGCTGCTTTTCGGCTTCGGCGGGAACCTGAGCTACGCGGGACAGGTCATCCGCTGTCCCTGA
- a CDS encoding AMP-dependent synthetase/ligase, whose protein sequence is MAAAPHVGGLADVVFDYADEDPHRVALGRKGADGRWRDVTSATFRDEVLALAKGLIAHGVRFGDRVALMSRTRYEWTLFDFALWSVGAQSVPVYPTSSAEQVLWMLHDAEVSAVMVEHEDHSMTIASVIDRLPQLKRLWQIDAGAVSELVEAGAHVEDEVVHRHRRAVTPESVATVIYTSGTTGRPKGCVITHANFMFETETMASRWESVFHSKPGDEAATLLFLPLAHVFGRMVEVAAIRGRVKLGHQPELSAKALMPDLVTFRPTFILAVPYIFEKVFNGARRKAEAEGRIGPFDKAVDIAVKYAEAMEARAFGTGPGPSAGLRMQHQFFDKVVYKKVREAMGGRIRHAMSGGSGMDRQLGLFFAGAGVTVYEGYGLTETTAAATANPPERTRYGTVGQPIPGTSVHIADDGEVWVYGANVFGGYLGAPKATAAVLNDGWLATGDLGALDEDGYLTITGRKKEILVTSGGKSVSPAGLEERVRAHPLVAQCIVVGNDRPYIAALVTVDQESVEHWLAMQGRQALTPGELVRDPDLEMEVRRAVVAANTAVSQAESIRTFRILAHQFTEEHGLLTPSLKLKRKAIETAYASEVDALYR, encoded by the coding sequence ATGGCGGCCGCGCCCCACGTAGGCGGGCTCGCCGATGTCGTGTTCGACTACGCCGACGAGGATCCGCACCGGGTCGCGCTCGGCCGGAAAGGTGCGGACGGACGCTGGCGGGACGTCACCTCGGCGACATTCCGTGACGAGGTGCTGGCGTTGGCCAAGGGGCTCATCGCGCACGGCGTGCGGTTCGGCGACCGGGTCGCACTGATGTCGCGCACACGGTACGAGTGGACCCTCTTCGACTTCGCCCTGTGGTCGGTGGGCGCCCAGTCCGTGCCGGTCTATCCGACGTCGTCGGCCGAACAGGTCCTGTGGATGCTGCACGACGCCGAGGTGTCGGCGGTCATGGTCGAGCACGAGGACCACTCGATGACGATCGCGTCGGTGATCGACCGGCTGCCGCAGCTGAAGCGGCTGTGGCAGATCGACGCCGGAGCGGTGAGCGAGCTCGTCGAGGCCGGCGCCCATGTCGAGGACGAGGTCGTGCACCGGCACCGGCGCGCGGTGACCCCCGAGTCGGTGGCCACCGTCATCTACACCTCGGGCACCACGGGACGCCCGAAGGGCTGCGTGATCACGCACGCCAACTTCATGTTCGAGACGGAGACGATGGCGTCCCGCTGGGAGTCGGTCTTCCACTCCAAGCCGGGTGACGAGGCGGCGACGCTGCTCTTCCTTCCGCTGGCGCACGTCTTCGGGCGGATGGTGGAGGTCGCGGCGATCCGCGGCCGGGTGAAGCTGGGGCACCAGCCGGAGCTGTCGGCGAAGGCGCTCATGCCGGACCTGGTGACGTTCCGCCCCACGTTCATCCTGGCGGTGCCGTACATCTTCGAGAAGGTCTTCAACGGTGCCCGGCGCAAGGCCGAGGCGGAGGGGCGGATCGGTCCCTTCGACAAGGCCGTCGACATCGCGGTGAAGTACGCGGAGGCGATGGAGGCGCGGGCGTTCGGCACCGGTCCCGGCCCCTCCGCCGGGCTGCGGATGCAGCACCAGTTCTTCGACAAGGTCGTGTACAAGAAGGTGCGCGAGGCGATGGGGGGCCGGATCCGGCACGCCATGTCGGGCGGTTCGGGGATGGACCGGCAGCTCGGGCTGTTCTTCGCGGGCGCGGGCGTCACCGTGTACGAGGGGTACGGCCTGACCGAGACGACGGCCGCGGCCACGGCCAACCCCCCGGAGCGCACCCGGTACGGCACGGTGGGGCAGCCGATCCCCGGCACGAGCGTGCACATCGCCGACGACGGCGAGGTGTGGGTGTACGGCGCCAATGTGTTCGGCGGCTACCTGGGCGCTCCGAAGGCCACGGCCGCGGTCCTCAATGACGGCTGGCTGGCCACCGGCGACCTGGGCGCGCTGGACGAGGACGGCTATCTGACGATCACCGGGCGCAAGAAGGAGATCCTGGTGACGTCCGGCGGCAAGAGCGTCTCGCCCGCCGGCCTGGAGGAGCGGGTACGGGCCCATCCGCTGGTGGCGCAGTGCATCGTCGTCGGCAACGACCGGCCGTACATCGCGGCGCTGGTCACCGTCGACCAGGAGTCCGTGGAGCACTGGCTCGCGATGCAGGGGCGGCAGGCGCTGACCCCGGGAGAACTGGTGCGGGACCCGGACCTGGAGATGGAGGTACGGCGCGCGGTGGTGGCCGCGAACACGGCGGTCTCCCAGGCCGAGTCGATCCGTACGTTCCGGATCCTGGCCCACCAGTTCACCGAGGAGCACGGCCTGCTGACACCGTCGCTGAAGCTCAAGCGCAAGGCGATCGAGACGGCGTACGCCTCCGAGGTGGACGCGCTCTACCGCTGA
- a CDS encoding sugar ABC transporter ATP-binding protein, with the protein MAPEPPLLTMSGITKSFPGVRALDGVDLEVQAGEVHCLLGQNGAGKSTLIKVLAGAHQPDDGEITWCGAPAVLKSPITAMRLGIATIYQELDLVEGLSVAENVFLGHEPTSAGFVVRTREGRTSAAALLKRLGHPEIDPARAVGELSAAQQQIVSMARALSHDVRLIVMDEPSAALDPDEVDNLFRIVASLTADGVAVVYISHRLEEIRRIGDRVTVLKDGRAVAVGLPAESTPTRDIVAMMTGRNVEYVFPPRPEAAPEDGRPVPAPVLTVQGLTRKGEFDPVDLELRPGEIVGLAGLVGSGRSEILETIYGARKATAGRVTVAGRPLRSGSVRAAVAAGIGLAPEERKAQALLMLESVTRNVSVSSMSRFSRAGWVDRGAERKAARSATRELSLRPDNPDTPVRTLSGGNQQKAVLARWLLRGCRVLLLDEPTRGVDVGARAELYAVIRRLADEGLAVLLVSSEVPEVLGLADRVLVLREGRVVHTADAGELDEHRVLDLVMEGSPTS; encoded by the coding sequence ATGGCTCCAGAACCACCGCTGCTCACCATGTCCGGCATCACCAAGTCCTTCCCCGGTGTGCGCGCCCTCGACGGCGTGGACCTGGAGGTCCAGGCCGGCGAAGTCCACTGCCTCCTCGGCCAGAACGGCGCCGGCAAGTCCACGCTCATCAAGGTCCTCGCCGGGGCCCACCAGCCCGACGACGGCGAGATCACCTGGTGCGGCGCACCTGCCGTACTCAAGTCGCCCATCACCGCGATGCGTCTCGGGATCGCCACCATCTACCAGGAACTCGACCTGGTCGAGGGGCTGTCGGTCGCCGAGAACGTCTTCCTGGGCCATGAACCCACCAGCGCCGGCTTCGTCGTCCGTACCCGCGAAGGCCGTACGTCGGCGGCCGCCCTGCTGAAACGGCTCGGCCACCCGGAGATCGACCCGGCCCGCGCGGTCGGTGAACTCTCCGCGGCCCAGCAGCAGATCGTGTCCATGGCCCGGGCGCTCTCCCACGACGTACGCCTCATCGTGATGGACGAGCCGTCAGCCGCCCTCGACCCCGACGAGGTCGACAACCTCTTCAGGATCGTCGCCTCGCTGACCGCGGACGGAGTCGCCGTCGTCTACATCTCGCACCGCCTGGAGGAGATCCGCCGGATCGGCGACCGGGTGACCGTGCTCAAGGACGGTCGGGCCGTGGCGGTCGGACTCCCCGCCGAGTCCACACCTACACGCGACATCGTTGCCATGATGACGGGCCGCAACGTCGAGTACGTCTTCCCGCCCCGGCCCGAAGCCGCCCCCGAGGACGGCAGGCCCGTGCCCGCTCCGGTCCTCACGGTCCAAGGCCTCACCCGGAAGGGCGAGTTCGACCCCGTCGACCTGGAGTTGAGGCCCGGCGAGATCGTGGGCCTCGCCGGACTCGTCGGCTCGGGACGCTCCGAGATCCTGGAGACCATCTACGGCGCCCGCAAGGCCACCGCCGGACGGGTCACGGTCGCGGGCAGGCCGCTGCGGTCGGGCAGCGTACGCGCCGCCGTCGCCGCCGGCATCGGCCTCGCCCCCGAGGAACGCAAGGCACAGGCCCTGCTGATGCTCGAATCCGTCACCCGCAATGTCTCCGTGTCCTCCATGTCCCGCTTCTCCAGGGCAGGTTGGGTCGACCGGGGAGCCGAACGCAAGGCGGCCCGCTCCGCCACCCGCGAACTCTCCCTGCGCCCCGACAACCCGGACACCCCCGTTCGCACGCTCTCCGGCGGCAACCAGCAGAAGGCGGTCCTCGCCCGCTGGCTGCTGCGCGGCTGCCGGGTGCTGCTGCTCGACGAACCGACCCGCGGAGTGGACGTCGGCGCCCGCGCCGAGCTCTACGCCGTGATCCGCCGGCTGGCCGACGAAGGCCTCGCCGTTCTGCTCGTCTCCAGCGAAGTGCCCGAAGTCCTGGGCCTCGCCGACCGGGTGCTGGTCCTCCGTGAAGGGCGCGTCGTCCATACGGCGGACGCCGGGGAGCTCGACGAGCACCGCGTACTCGACCTCGTGATGGAAGGGAGCCCGACGTCATGA
- a CDS encoding aldo/keto reductase: protein MSQVPSLTLNNGVEMPQLGFGVWQVPDDEATAAVATAIESGYRSIDTAAIYQNEVGTGKAITASGVAREELFVTTKLWNSEQGYDATLRAFDASLDKLGLDYVDLYLIHWPVPAKDAYVDTYRAFEKIYADGRAKAIGVSNFLPEHLERLLGETSVVPALNQIELHPQLQQAESRALHARHGIATEAWSPLGSGKGLLEVPTVVAVAQKHGRTPAQAVLRWHLQTGNVVIPKSVTPSRIAENIDVFGFELDADDLAAFAALDEGKRLGPNPGEFNAGA, encoded by the coding sequence GTGAGCCAGGTCCCCTCCCTCACCCTCAACAACGGCGTCGAGATGCCGCAGCTCGGTTTCGGAGTCTGGCAGGTGCCGGACGACGAGGCCACGGCGGCGGTCGCCACGGCCATCGAGTCCGGGTACCGCAGCATCGACACCGCCGCGATCTACCAGAACGAGGTGGGCACCGGAAAGGCGATCACGGCCTCCGGTGTCGCCCGCGAGGAGCTCTTCGTCACCACGAAGCTGTGGAACTCGGAGCAGGGCTACGACGCGACGCTGCGCGCCTTCGACGCCTCCCTCGACAAGCTCGGCCTCGACTACGTCGACCTGTACCTGATCCACTGGCCGGTGCCGGCCAAGGACGCCTACGTCGACACGTACCGGGCGTTCGAGAAGATCTACGCCGACGGCCGCGCGAAGGCCATCGGTGTGTCGAACTTCCTCCCCGAGCACCTGGAGCGCCTGCTGGGCGAGACCTCCGTGGTGCCGGCCCTCAACCAGATCGAGCTGCACCCGCAGCTCCAGCAGGCCGAGTCGCGTGCGCTGCACGCCCGGCACGGCATCGCGACCGAGGCGTGGTCCCCGCTCGGTTCGGGCAAGGGCCTCCTGGAGGTCCCGACGGTCGTCGCGGTCGCGCAGAAGCACGGCCGCACGCCCGCCCAGGCGGTGCTGCGCTGGCACCTCCAGACGGGCAACGTGGTGATCCCCAAGTCCGTGACCCCGTCGCGGATCGCGGAGAACATCGACGTGTTCGGCTTCGAGCTGGACGCCGACGACCTGGCCGCGTTCGCGGCGCTGGACGAGGGCAAGCGGCTCGGCCCGAACCCGGGCGAGTTCAACGCCGGCGCGTAA